A single Vigna radiata var. radiata cultivar VC1973A chromosome 8, Vradiata_ver6, whole genome shotgun sequence DNA region contains:
- the LOC106770280 gene encoding callose synthase 3-like, translating to MKYKAAELESWESSRLQGDRSLWTQCQSLADMKFTYVVSCQQYSTHKRSSDPRAKEILKLMIKYPSLRVAYIDEVEEPIKDSTRKRDKFYYSALVKAALPTSLDQVIYRIKLPGPAILGEGKQENQNHAIIFTRGEGLQTIDMNQDNYMEEAFKMRNLLQEFLKQPDGPRMPTILGLREYIFTGRYDLL from the exons ATGAAG tacaagGCTGCAGAGCTAGAGAGCTGGGAAAGTTCAAGGTTACAAGGTGACAGGTCATTGTGGACACAATGTCAATCATTAGCTGACATGAAATTCACATATGTAGTTTCATGTCAACAATATAGTACTCATAAGCGATCTAGTGATCCCAGGgcaaaagaaattttaaagctTATGATCAA GTACCCATCTCTTCGAGTTGCTTACATTGATGAGGTTGAAGAGCCTATCAAAGATTCAACCCGAAAAAGAGATAAGTTTTATTATTCAGCTCTAGTGAAAGCTGCATTACCGACAAGTTTAGACCAG GTAATTTACAGGATAAAGCTTCCTGGACCAGCAATATTGGGTGAGGGAAAGCAAGAAAATCAAAACCATGCCATCATTTTCACACGTGGGGAAGGCTTGCAAACAATTGATATGAATCAG GATAATTATATGGAAGAAGCTTTCAAAATGAGGAATTTGCTGCAGGAATTTCTCAAACAACCTGATGGTCCAAGAATGCCAACAATACTTGGACTCCGAGAGTATATATTTACTGGCAGGTATGATCTGTTGTAA